The sequence TGCTTGCAGAGCAGTACGGACATGGGTTCCTAAAATCGACAAAACGGATTGAGCTTTGGATAGGTCAATGCCCTGACTAGCAGCAACTTGCTGAACTGTGTTCAGAATATTACTCAATTGGTCAGAGCTAGCTTCTTGCGTTGGATTGTTGATGGCGCTTACGATCTGGTCAAAGAGTCCCATAGATTCTTTCCGAACAACACCAGGATCATAGTAAAGGATGTAGAGTCAGGGATTTATAAAGAAAAACTGATCCCCATGCATCCTAGGATATTTGAGACTGGCAAATTTCCCTCTGAGCAGGGTGCTTAGCTGTATGGCATGATGAAAGTATTCTTAACGACATAGCGGTGTCAATGTTTTTGGTCACAGGAGCAACGGGTGGTCTAGGACGGCGGGTGGTCAGATTGCTGCGCGATCGAAATCAGCCTGTGCGCGCCTTTGTCCGGCTTACTTCTCGCTATAGTGAACTGGAACAACGGGGAGCAGAGGTGTTTGTCGGCAACCTGCTGCGAGAACGAGATATTCAAAAAGCCTGTCAAGGGATCCAGTTTGTAATTTGTGCCCATGGCAGTAGGCCCGACGGTGATGCTCAAAGTATTGACTATCAAGCCACGATTGACCTGATTGATCAGGCTAAGGCGGCTGGAGTGCAGCATTTTGTCTACATCTCAGTGCTAGGAGCCGATCGCACCTATGATGATGCTCCTGTGTTTAAGGCTAAGCAATTGGTGGAGCGGTATCTACAAGCCAGTGGCCTGACATACACAATTTTGCGTCCGGCTGGGTTTGCCTCTAACCTGCTACCTCTAGCAGAGACTTTTCGCCAGACAGGTCTGTATTTGCTAGTGGGGAATCCTAAGAGTCGAGTATCGATCGTCAGCACTGATGACTTAGCACGGCTAGCTATCGATGCAGTGACGCTAACTGCTGCTCGGTATCAGGTCTTGGCTGTTGGCGGCCCTGATATTTTAGAGCGACAGCACATTCCCCAGATGTTTGGACGGCTGTTTCAACGAGAGCCGATCGTAATCCCCGTGCCTCTGCTAGCCCTAGATACAGCCCGAACTCTAGTGGGGATTATCAACCCTCAGGGACAGCAGTCTCTAGGTACATTACGAACACTGTTAGCGAATGAGTTTTTTTGCACGGCTGACCAAATCAACCAAGTTGAAGCCATCTTTGGCATTGAACTAGAGTCTTTAGAGAGTTTTCTCCGTCGATACTTGCTACCGGCATAGGTAGGGGATCGAGCAGACTTAATCAGGCGCACTGCGCTGTGCAACTTCCACGGCTCATAGCAAAAAAACGATAGAACAAATTGATTACTGTTAAGGCTTGTAGTGAAGAGTTAAGTCTTCACTACCAACATCCTAGCTAGATTGCATATCACGCGGTACAAATTTCCCATGCTATGGCTACAGATAACTCGTGGCAAAGACTTGAGTCCTGACTATGAACTAGGAACTGGTGGGTGATGTAGCTGGCTTTTGCCGAACCTCAATTACTGAGGTGTACACAAGGGTTTCTGCCGAAGCGCATGTAGCAACTCTTGGGTGGTGAATGGTTTAGCTAAAAAGCCCTGAAAGCCTAGACGATCAGCCTCAGCGACAGCTTCAGTGGAGTTAAGGCCGCTCATGGCGATCGCATAAATGCTTGGGTTGAATTGCCGCAAGAGAGCAATGGTGGTGAGGCCATCCATCACGGGCATCATTAAATCTATTAACACGCAATGGATGTCATGGTGATGAGTAGCAACTAGGGCGATCGCCTGTTCTCCATTGTTAGCAGTCAACACCCGATAGTTGTGCATTTCTAAAGTGGTTTTGGTGATTTCGCAGATGGCGACTTCATCATCCACGACCAAGATTAACTCTTGGTGA is a genomic window of Cyanobacteriota bacterium containing:
- a CDS encoding SDR family oxidoreductase — encoded protein: MFLVTGATGGLGRRVVRLLRDRNQPVRAFVRLTSRYSELEQRGAEVFVGNLLRERDIQKACQGIQFVICAHGSRPDGDAQSIDYQATIDLIDQAKAAGVQHFVYISVLGADRTYDDAPVFKAKQLVERYLQASGLTYTILRPAGFASNLLPLAETFRQTGLYLLVGNPKSRVSIVSTDDLARLAIDAVTLTAARYQVLAVGGPDILERQHIPQMFGRLFQREPIVIPVPLLALDTARTLVGIINPQGQQSLGTLRTLLANEFFCTADQINQVEAIFGIELESLESFLRRYLLPA